A window of Microbacterium lushaniae genomic DNA:
ACGAATCCGCCGGTACGGGGACGGCGTTGCTGAGCGCGTCGAGATCGACGTCGGGCTGCTCCGGAACAGGATCGACGAACTCGGCGGTCGGGGTTTGGATGAGGTGGTTGACGAGAGGGTTGCCAGCGAACTCCGTCCAGTTCTCGTCGAGGTCTTTCCAGAGTCGATACTTCGCGAACTGCAGGATCGAGAGATCCACCGTGTCTTCGACCGTGAATGAGAGCCGGGCGGCCGCGAGCGCCTGCCGCGTCGCGGCGAACGCTGCGGGGAGGTCGATTCCCGACTCGTCCTTCGCCGGGTTCGCGAGGCCCGGGATGATGAGCCCGAAGCTCAACCGGAGTTTCTCAAGGAGACAGTAGTTCGGGGTGGATTCCCCTGCTTCGTCAACTCTGAGACGGAAGGTCTTGCCACCGCCGACCGACTCGAGGGTCACCGGGATGAGCACGAGCGGGGAGCGGAGTTCGCGGTCGTTGAACGTCCAGCGGAGCATCCCGAACGCCAGATACAGGTTGTTGGCGCCGGTTTCCTCAACGATCGTCCGCGCCTTGTACGCGAGCGCGCGCAGTCTGGGGACGTAGGTCGCTTCTGTAACCCCGACGAAGACCTGCTTCCGTTCGGCGAGCATCCCTGCGCGCGCAGTCTCCGGAAGGTCCTGCCCGTATCGGATGCCGCGACTGCCGTCGACCGTGGGGATGCGATCGTTGGGCACGAGCGTGACCGCGGTGCCGTTGTTGACCATGTCTTCGAACGCGGCCAGCGACGGCTGCGGGACGGCGACGGGGTAACCGGACTTGTCGCCGTAGTTGATGAGCCTGTTCCGCAAGCTGAGGTCGAGAAGCGCGTTCTTCCACTGTGCAACGCGAGGGGGTACGTCTCGTGCCACGCCGCCCGCTATCGCGTCGGCTGATGGGGTGTAGTGCAGCGCTGCCGGCGTCGGCGCGATGGCATACTCGACCACCTGCACGTCACCGGCCTCACCCACCACCCGGCTCGGCAGCGGGTAGATGCGGGCCAAGCGCGCCTGCTTGACGTCGGTGATCCCGAGCACTGCTGAAGCGTCGCCAGCGAGCGTCGTCGTGTGGTGATGGCGCCGGGCGTCCGCAAAGGGCTTCGAGGTCGCTCCCCCGGTCAAGAACGTCGTCTCGACGACTTCGATCTGGCCGATGCCAACGTAGTTGACTGCTTCTGCAGCATCCATCTGAGCAGGCCCGTCAAGGCTCGCGTCGTCTCGCCAGTATCCGAGGAAGATGTGCCCGGAGGTCAACCACAGCGTCGAGTTGATTCCGGCTTCTTCGAGCGCCGCCGCAAGCGTGACAGTCGTGTCGAGACAGGTACCGAGACGGCCCTCGAGAACCTCAGCGGGGGTGCGCACCTTCTGCCCCTCGAGTCCCCAGCTGGCGGGAGGCTCCGCGTAACGGATGTCTCGAGCCCGCATGCTTTCGTAGATGGCCTCGACGATCGCGTCCACCCGCTCGCGGGAGACCTGCTGGTAACCGTCGAGATCCGGGTTCCCCGTCTTCGCCTGCAGCAGGTCGGATGCTTGGACCAGGAGCGGCGCGATGGCGGGCGAGTTCGGCTGCACGAAGGAGGCGAGCAGCTCGACACCGAGCTGCGGCGGGTTGGCACGCCACTGGTTGGCGGCGAGGACTTCCACCTCCGCGTCCTGGTACGTGATGACGGCACCCGCTGCATCACGAAGGGTCACCCGAACGACCCCCTGCGTCGGATGTTCCACGGTGAGCATGCGTGCGGGATCGAGCACGAGATCGGCATTCCGTAGCGTGACCGGTCGTGTCCCGTCGAGATCGACGATGACCACCTTCGGGTCGCCAAGTGATCCAAGCCTGCAGATCGCTTCGACCTCGACCGAGGCTCCGCGCATCTCCTCGCCCCGATAGTCGATCGTTACTTCGTCGACGATCGCGATCGAGTTGCGGGCGTGTGCGTAGCTGAGGATAGGCAGTGAGCTCACTGAGATGTGCGCGGTCGCGCGGGGAACCATCGGAATAAGCTCCGCGAAAACCGGGGGGTCGACGTCTGACTTCGATGCGTGGGCGTCCTCGCCTGAGCCCCGAACGTCGCCGGTCGTCGCCTCGACTTGGCTCTGTTGGCCCCCGAAGGAGACTCGGCTCTCGGCTGCCATGGCAGCGATGACCGCCGTCTTGAGCTCGTCCATCCGGCCGGCCGGCTCACCAGCTTGGAGCGCGCGCAGGAGAATCTCCGCACAGTCGAGTGCGCGATAGGTTTCAGCGGTCGAGAACTCCTCGTTGTGCGCCCGCTTGTTCCGCACATTGCGAAGTTCGCTCGCACAGTTTTGGGCCTGCCGGTTGAGGAGGCTTGCAAACGGGTACCCGATGGAGCCGAACGATTCGGTGAACGCCCGAAGGATCAACGAAAGGTCCCTGGGGTTGTAGCGGGCGTATGCACGTCCGGCCTGGTTGTCCTTGTGTCGGATGATGTCTGTCCAGTCCGCGACCGAGGGCGCGAGCTCGTGGAACCGCGAAGCAACGTGCGGCTCCAGCCCATCGCTCAGGATGATGAGCGCCTTCTCGATCTGCGCTCGTGCATCAAATGCGGACATCGCGCTCCTCGTTGAATCTATGCACAGCCATCCCCGGTCCCGGCCCCGCGGCCCAGCAGTCGCTGAACCGTCGTATTACCCTCGCTCCGCCCACCGACTGTCTAGCTCTTCGTGTTCTTCAGGTGACGACCGATGTAGCCGATGTAGATCTTGCCGGTGCGTGCTGTGTCATCGAAGTAATGCATGCGTGGTGCGAACGAATCCCGCCACGTTGGCTTGAAGTGCGCGTCCATCAGCACCTTGCCAGTGTTCGATACCTCCTGCGGGACCGGAAGCACTCGCTCCGCACGCCACTCCGGGCGATTCAGCACGGAATCGCTTTCAGTGGGGGCATGTCGATCGGGCGGGCACTTATGCCCGTCGAGCGCGTCCGCTTTGAGATACGCATGCAGCCCGCTCGTGATCCTCCCATCGACCTTTCCTTCCGCATAGTCGTACAGGACATGGATGTAGTCCCAGAACGCATACGCGTACCGCGGGGTCTTCTCTCGCACGTCGATCTCCAGTGCCCTGTCGACATCTCCGGTGAACACGACGCGGGAAACCGCTAGGTGCGCCTCGTCTCCAGGCGTAATACGTGCGATGAGTTCCGCGATGTCGTATGGCGGGTTCCAGATCGACTCGACCGGCTCCACGTGCGTTTGTGTAGCCAGATCAGCCTCGACGAGGCGACGTCGGAGAATCTGCACTTCACGCTCGAGACTCCGAAGTTGCTCGTCCGAGACAGCGAGGTCGAACGAAAGCTCCTCGGCGCTGGACCGGAGCTCACGAAGCTCGGCGTCCTTCATCTCGATGTCGGCGATGGCACCGTCGATTTGCTCGGTGGCAACGGATAGCTCCGCTGCGGATGCTGTGAGCAGACTGTCTAGTCTCTCGACGGCCACCTCACTCACCTTTTCGGAGCCGATCCACCGCTTCAGCAGCGCCCTGAGCCGGGTCATCAACCCGGGCTCGATGGCTGCTTCCCGGTTTCGTTCCAGGGACGATGGAACTTCGTCAAGAGTTGGCTCCGGCACCGACGACGGGGTCGGTTGGGCGATCCGCCGGCGGACTTCCTGAGCACGCTCACTGACGAGATCGGCGCGGGCCAGAATTTCGAGGGAGCGACGCACATCTGGGGGAAGGTCCCGCTGGATGAAGCGAAGGCGTGTCGATTCCGCGTGCCTGTTCACGAGCGGGGTCGCCACGCGGGTCCCGTCGATGGCACGCGCCAATGTGGCGGGACCGAGCATCCGATGTCGGATCGAGTCCGCGGCCGAGTCGAGGTCCACTTGCGGCGCGAAGGTACGAACGACACCTCGCTCAACGCGATGTGACGGCGGTAGACGCATCGCTAGGAGCTCCGTCGCCTCTGGATCCATCACGAACGTGGTTGCCACTCCCACGCTCTGCTTCGTCAGACTGGTGACGATCTGGCGCCAACGATCTAGATGCGCTCCATCCAGAGCCGGCGCGACGATGACGCTGGCGGTTCGTGCCGGATCCACGATCGACTGCCACACTTCTTCGATGTCAGAGGAACGGATCACCAGGGGAACCCCGTATAGAGGGGTGTCCCCGTCCCTCGTGTTGGTGGTTTCGAGAATCTGCCGCGCGAGCCGAGGCGTGTCCACCCTTGTGACTGCCGTTGGGGTGGGGACGTCGTCGACACCGGCTTCGATCACTAGCGACTGTGTATAGCGGCGCGCCTGCGGGGCTGAGATCGCATAGAGGGACACCGTCCAAACTCCATGCCGGTTCTGCTCGCGGAGACGATAGAGCCTCCTCCGACTCTGGTCGAGACTCTCCGCTGCATGCACGACCACAAGTTCTGAGCCACCACCGAGATCATGCACCCCCGGCCCATCCCAGTCGGCCAGCTCCGCCGCGCTGCTCCTGCGGTTCTTCTTCTCGCTGAGCCACGACCGAAGTTGTGATTCCGCGACCGCAACCGCGTCCTCATCTGGTGCCAGACACAGGATTGCGCGATATCCAATTGCCACTTCACGTCCCCCAATGTGTCTGCAGGCGAGGGCCCCGCCTACCGCCCACGCTCGTCCGCGTAACGCGGCGCCATCGCTTCCATCTGTTCCATCACGAGCTTGATCGCCTCTGGCTGCTTGTCGGGCGGGTACTTGTACTTCACGAGCAGCCGCTTGATCGACGACCGCAGCTTCGCCCGAACGTCGTCGCGCACGGTCCAGTCGGTGCGCACGTCGCGTCGCATCACGGCCACGAGCTCTCGCGCGATCTCCGCCAGCACGTCGTCGCCGTGCACGTCGACGGCCGACTCGTTCGCGGCGACGGCGTCGTAGAAGGCGAGCTCGTCGTTCGACAGCGGCGGCGAGAAGTGCGAACCGCGGGATGCCTCCGCGGCGACATCCTTGGCGAGTTCGACGAGCTCGGCGATGACCTCGGCCGAGGTGAGCTGCTGGTTCGTGTAGCGGTTCATGATCTCGGCGATCCGCTCCGAAAACGCCCGCTGGCGGACGATGTTCCCGTGCGTGACCGTAGAGCCGGCGTCGGCCAGCGACTTCCGCAGCGCCTCGATGGCGAGGTGCGGGTTGGGCGCCGACTGCGCCTTCGCGAGATACTCCGGCCCCAAGTCGTCGAGGGCGAGACGCGGCAGGCCGGCCGCCTCGTAGATGTCGAGCACATCCCCCGGCGCGATCGAATCGGCGACCAGGGAGCTCAGCAGCCGCGAGATCTCCTCGGGGATCGGCTCGTCCCGCGCCTGCCGATCGGCGGCGTCGTACTTCGCCATCCACACGCGCACTTCTTCGTAGAAGGCGATCTCGTCGTGCAGCTCCGCGAGTCCGTCACGGCCGGATGCCAGGGCCCACGCCCGCGCCAGCCGCGCGGCCGCCGACCGGAACCGCGACGAGAGTCGCTCCGGCCCGAGCTCTTCAGCATTGAGCGGGTTCGTTGGCTTGCGCAGGAAGTCCGTCGTCTGGGTGGCCGCGTCCCGCCACGCGCGGGAGCCGCCCTTCGCAGCGGTCGCCCGCCAGTCGCAGTCGGCGAGCATCTCGCGGATCTGCGCCACGAGTTCCGTGGCGATGGCGACCGCCTCATCGACGTCCCGACCCACCGGCATGTTCGCCTGGTCCGTGGCCGTGTACTCGGAGAGGGCCTGAGCGAGGTTGTCGGCGAGCGGCGCGTACGCCACAAGCAGGCCGTCCTGCTTGCCGCGGAACGTCCGGTTCACGCGCGCCAGCGTCTGCATGAGCAACGCGCCCTTCAGCGGCCGATCGAGGTAGAGCGTGTGCAGGGGCGGCGCGTCGAACCCGGTGAGCATCATGTCCTTGACGATCACCAGTTCGAGCTTGTCATCGGCATCCTTCAGCCGCGCCTTGATGGCCTTGTTCTCCGAGTTGCGGCGCACGTGGTCGCTCACCGGCGGCTGGTCGGTCGCCGATCCGGAGTAGACGACCTTGACCCGTCCGGCATCCAGTGCGTCGGAGTGCCAGTCGGGGCGGAGCGCGATGATCGCGTCGTAGAGCCGCGCGCAGATCTCGCGGGTGCCGCCCACGATGAGCGCCTTGCCCGGCGACTGCACGAACTCCTTCATGCGCTCGCGGCGTTCCTCCCAGTGCCGCACCAGATCGGCGGCGAGCGCCTCGATGCGCTCCGGTGCGCCGTAGACCGCGTTCACAACGGCGACGGAGGCCTCCAGCCGCGCCCGCTCGGTGTCGTCGAGGCCGACTGTGACCTCGTCGGCGACGCGGTCGATGTCCTCCTGCGCCACCCCGTCGGCGAACGACACCTTGATGAGCCGCGGCTCGAAGTACACCGGGACGGTCGCCCCGTCCTCGACGGCGCGGCTGAGGTCGTAGATGTCGATGTAATCGCCGAAGACGGCGCGGGTGTCGCGCTCGGCGAACGAGATCGGCGTGCCCGTGAAGGCGATGAGCGTCGCGTTCGGCAGCGCGTCGCGCAGGTGTCGCGCGTAGCCGTCGAGATCGTCGTAGTGACTGCGGTGCGCCTCGTCGACGACGACGATCACGTTGCGGCGGTCGGTGAGGAGCGGATGCTGCCTGCCGGCCAGCTTCTCGGACTCGGTCAGGCCGAACTTCTGCAGCGTGGTGAAGTAGATGCCGCCCGTGATGCGATTGCTCAGCTCGTCACGCAACTGGGCGCGCTCGCGCACCTGCACGGGCTTCTCCGCGAGCAGCAGACTCTGGTCGAAGGTCTGGAACAGCTGCCCGTCGAGCTCGGTGCGGTCGGTGACGACGATGACCGTGGGGTTCTTGAGCTTCGGATGCCGCGACACGAGGTTCGTGTACAGCTCCATCTCCATGGACTTGCCCGACCCCTGCGTGTGCCACACGACGCCGGCCTTGCCGTTGGTCTCGACCGCCTGCACCGTCGAGCCGACGGCCTTCGTGACGGCAAAGTACTGGTGCGGCTTGGCGATCCGCTTGGTGAGCCCGTCGGCACTCTCGTCGAACGCGGTGAAGTTGCGGGCGAGCTGGAGGAAGCGCTCCTGGTTGTAAAGGCCGTTGAGCGCGTCGTCGATGGGCTGGACCGATGCGCCATCCTCGAAGCGCGGTTGCGCGAGGGGCGCACCGTCGTCGTCGACGTTCCACGGGGCGAAGTGGTTCAGCGGGGTGAACGGCGTCCCGTACTTGGCATCCAGGCCGTCGCTCGCGAGCGTGAGCACGCAGAACCGGAACGCCATCGCGAACTCGCGCAGGTAGGTCTGCAGCTGCGCGTGGGCAGGGGCGACCCCGGTGGATGCCGACCCCGCACGCTTCAGCTCGAGGATGCTCAGCGGCATCCCGTTGACGAACAGCACGATGTCGAACCGCCGGTGCAGGTCGCCCCGGCGGAGGGTCACCTGGTTCACGGCGAGCCAGTCGTTCTCGGCGGGATCAGTGCTCAGCACACGCAGGCGCGGGCTGTGCTCCACGCCCTCGGCATCGAGGTAGCTCATCGGGTATCCGCCGACGAGGTACTGATGGATGCGGTGGTTCTCGGTGATCGCGTCCTGCGAGGTGGGCGAGGCGATCTCGGCCGCCGCCTGTTGCAGGTAGTGCGCCGGGACGCCCGGGTTCAGTCGGCGCAGCGCGTCGAGCAGGCGAGGACGGATGA
This region includes:
- a CDS encoding type I restriction endonuclease subunit R, with the protein product MSTLTEADWEQDALDLLAEPLDWRPLRGEDIAPGTGERDTWDDLLIRPRLLDALRRLNPGVPAHYLQQAAAEIASPTSQDAITENHRIHQYLVGGYPMSYLDAEGVEHSPRLRVLSTDPAENDWLAVNQVTLRRGDLHRRFDIVLFVNGMPLSILELKRAGSASTGVAPAHAQLQTYLREFAMAFRFCVLTLASDGLDAKYGTPFTPLNHFAPWNVDDDGAPLAQPRFEDGASVQPIDDALNGLYNQERFLQLARNFTAFDESADGLTKRIAKPHQYFAVTKAVGSTVQAVETNGKAGVVWHTQGSGKSMEMELYTNLVSRHPKLKNPTVIVVTDRTELDGQLFQTFDQSLLLAEKPVQVRERAQLRDELSNRITGGIYFTTLQKFGLTESEKLAGRQHPLLTDRRNVIVVVDEAHRSHYDDLDGYARHLRDALPNATLIAFTGTPISFAERDTRAVFGDYIDIYDLSRAVEDGATVPVYFEPRLIKVSFADGVAQEDIDRVADEVTVGLDDTERARLEASVAVVNAVYGAPERIEALAADLVRHWEERRERMKEFVQSPGKALIVGGTREICARLYDAIIALRPDWHSDALDAGRVKVVYSGSATDQPPVSDHVRRNSENKAIKARLKDADDKLELVIVKDMMLTGFDAPPLHTLYLDRPLKGALLMQTLARVNRTFRGKQDGLLVAYAPLADNLAQALSEYTATDQANMPVGRDVDEAVAIATELVAQIREMLADCDWRATAAKGGSRAWRDAATQTTDFLRKPTNPLNAEELGPERLSSRFRSAAARLARAWALASGRDGLAELHDEIAFYEEVRVWMAKYDAADRQARDEPIPEEISRLLSSLVADSIAPGDVLDIYEAAGLPRLALDDLGPEYLAKAQSAPNPHLAIEALRKSLADAGSTVTHGNIVRQRAFSERIAEIMNRYTNQQLTSAEVIAELVELAKDVAAEASRGSHFSPPLSNDELAFYDAVAANESAVDVHGDDVLAEIARELVAVMRRDVRTDWTVRDDVRAKLRSSIKRLLVKYKYPPDKQPEAIKLVMEQMEAMAPRYADERGR